A region from the Achromobacter seleniivolatilans genome encodes:
- a CDS encoding DUF4442 domain-containing protein: MKPYWFKNLSPAWRARLMRVGFNLHPAFRATGGRVMHVSPDFQHIRIKLPLLRRTRNIVGSMYGGSLFAVTDGAHPTMLMSALGADHIVWDKAASIRFRKPAYTTLYVDFRLPPGEIADIREILARDHETTRTYTVELKDKDGVVYAVVERTIYIADKKFYKQKNTGGDKCLASLEGEPPP; encoded by the coding sequence GTGAAACCCTATTGGTTCAAGAACCTGTCGCCCGCCTGGCGGGCGCGCCTGATGCGGGTGGGGTTCAACCTGCATCCGGCGTTTCGCGCCACGGGCGGCCGGGTGATGCATGTGTCGCCGGACTTCCAGCACATCCGCATCAAGCTGCCTTTGCTTCGGCGCACCCGCAATATTGTGGGATCGATGTATGGCGGGTCGCTGTTCGCCGTGACGGACGGCGCCCATCCCACGATGCTGATGTCCGCCCTGGGCGCAGACCACATCGTCTGGGACAAGGCGGCGTCGATCCGGTTTCGCAAGCCTGCCTACACGACCTTGTACGTGGACTTCCGGCTGCCGCCAGGAGAGATCGCGGACATCCGCGAGATTCTGGCGCGCGACCACGAGACCACCAGGACTTACACGGTGGAATTGAAGGACAAAGACGGCGTGGTGTATGCCGTCGTGGAACGCACGATCTATATCGCTGACAAAAAGTTCTACAAGCAAAAGAACACAGGAGGAGACAAATGCCTTGCATCTCTGGAGGGCGAACCGCCGCCCTGA
- a CDS encoding chalcone isomerase family protein — MPCISGGRTAALSLILAATLAGAPVIAADMELAGVRVPEQLSEGGRALTLNGAGLRTKFVVKVYVAALYTTVKSSDAAALINSTEPRRIRLQLLRDVDSKSLDGALQEGLRDNTPKQELAALKDPADRLSRLMADIGTAKEGDVVDLDFDARGVTITANGKQRGRIDSPEFARALLRVWLGDNPAQTSLKKALLGN, encoded by the coding sequence ATGCCTTGCATCTCTGGAGGGCGAACCGCCGCCCTGAGCCTCATTCTTGCCGCCACCCTGGCGGGCGCACCCGTGATTGCCGCCGACATGGAACTTGCCGGCGTGCGGGTGCCTGAACAGCTTTCGGAAGGCGGGCGCGCGCTGACGCTTAATGGCGCCGGTCTGCGCACAAAATTCGTCGTGAAAGTCTATGTGGCTGCGCTCTACACCACCGTCAAAAGCAGCGATGCGGCGGCATTGATCAACAGCACGGAACCCCGCCGTATCCGTCTGCAATTGCTGCGCGATGTAGACAGCAAAAGCCTGGACGGCGCACTGCAAGAGGGATTGCGCGACAATACGCCCAAGCAGGAGCTTGCTGCGCTGAAAGATCCGGCAGATCGCTTATCCCGTCTGATGGCGGACATCGGCACTGCCAAGGAGGGCGATGTGGTCGATCTTGATTTTGACGCCCGTGGCGTCACCATCACCGCGAACGGCAAGCAGCGGGGCCGCATCGACAGCCCCGAATTCGCACGCGCGTTGCTGCGCG